One genomic window of Sphingobacterium oryzagri includes the following:
- a CDS encoding DUF4267 domain-containing protein: protein MIRKNISAVAWLIGLGLVFIGLRFLIAPEKAEISYGIQFVEDGDYSFHYIKGVRDLLSGLLICTFVWAKQRKALAIALLLGTMVPSVDLVIVLSHGYTTIAPAIPHICALVLCFGLGVMLLINKTRKPIKQHKTVEVVRSAATGEESVIEMTILPHEKTPLHYHHLFSETFEILSGNLIVGKGKNMLQLTCGDSVLIERNERHYFHNKSNKECKIKVTIRPGNTNFEHSLLIAKGLANDNLASSTGIPKKLLDLALFIYLNNANMIGFQKLAQPFFSYLAKNAIKKGRLQELLRTYGKG, encoded by the coding sequence ATGATACGAAAAAATATAAGCGCAGTTGCATGGCTAATAGGATTGGGATTAGTTTTTATAGGCTTGCGGTTTTTAATAGCGCCGGAGAAAGCGGAGATAAGCTATGGAATACAGTTTGTGGAAGACGGTGATTATTCTTTTCACTACATAAAAGGTGTCCGAGATTTACTCTCGGGACTATTGATTTGTACTTTTGTATGGGCTAAACAGCGAAAGGCGCTGGCAATAGCTTTGTTACTCGGCACTATGGTTCCGTCTGTTGATCTTGTTATCGTATTGAGCCACGGATATACTACGATAGCTCCAGCTATTCCCCATATCTGCGCACTTGTTTTGTGCTTTGGGTTAGGAGTGATGCTCTTGATCAATAAAACCAGAAAGCCGATAAAGCAGCATAAAACAGTAGAAGTGGTTCGTTCGGCAGCCACGGGCGAGGAAAGTGTGATAGAAATGACTATTCTTCCACATGAAAAAACACCTTTACATTATCATCATTTATTCTCGGAAACATTTGAAATTTTGAGCGGAAATTTAATAGTAGGGAAAGGCAAAAATATGCTGCAGCTAACCTGTGGAGATAGCGTGTTGATAGAAAGGAATGAACGCCATTATTTCCACAATAAATCAAATAAAGAATGCAAGATCAAGGTTACCATACGTCCGGGTAACACGAATTTTGAGCATTCGCTTTTAATTGCAAAAGGGCTGGCAAACGACAACTTAGCCAGCTCTACGGGGATTCCTAAAAAGCTCCTTGACCTTGCTTTATTCATCTATTTAAACAATGCTAACATGATCGGGTTTCAAAAGTTAGCGCAGCCTTTTTTTAGCTATCTGGCAAAAAATGCGATTAAAAAAGGACGATTGCAGGAATTGCTACGTACGTATGGCAAGGGGTAA
- a CDS encoding Crp/Fnr family transcriptional regulator gives MMDELLDKLKAIIDINPKEIAFIKQLWKEKSIKKGDFFLADGQICKHVGFIASGLMRYYINHDGEDKTYAFAQEQNFICNNESFISQTPTTKIIQALEDCEILQISYDDLQLFYATVAQGERLGRLVIEQVFIDTLQDLSSFYTDTPERRYEKFIKKYPGLHQRVPQYHIAAYVGVKPPSLSRIRKRMVNKK, from the coding sequence ATGATGGATGAACTCCTAGACAAGCTAAAAGCGATTATAGACATCAACCCGAAGGAAATTGCGTTTATAAAGCAGCTGTGGAAAGAAAAGTCTATTAAAAAAGGTGATTTCTTTTTGGCAGACGGACAGATATGCAAGCATGTGGGGTTTATCGCAAGCGGGCTTATGCGGTATTATATCAATCACGACGGCGAAGACAAAACCTACGCTTTTGCACAGGAGCAGAATTTCATTTGTAACAACGAGAGTTTTATCTCACAAACGCCCACAACAAAAATAATCCAAGCATTAGAAGATTGTGAAATTTTGCAAATATCCTACGATGACCTGCAACTATTCTATGCCACTGTCGCGCAGGGAGAACGGCTTGGCAGGCTTGTTATCGAGCAGGTTTTTATCGATACCTTGCAGGATTTAAGTTCATTTTATACCGATACACCCGAACGTCGGTATGAAAAATTTATCAAAAAATATCCCGGTTTACACCAACGCGTTCCGCAATATCATATCGCAGCATATGTCGGTGTAAAACCACCATCCTTAAGTCGTATTCGCAAAAGAATGGTTAATAAAAAATGA